The sequence GCTCCCAGAAGTTGCCCCCCGCCTCAGAGGTGGAATCAGAGGCCTCCATGTCGGAGGCCTCTTCTGAGGACCTGGTGCCACCCCAGGAGGCCAAGGGAGCCCCGCACAGGGATGAGGAAGAGGCtaccaagaagaagaagaagaagaggccaAAAGGACTGGCCAACGTGTTCAGCGTCTTcaccaaaggaaggaagaagaagggtcAGCCCAGCTCGGCACAGCCAGAGGGCCAGCCCGAGTCCCAGCCTGAGCCGAGTGGCCCGCTGCCCACAGGTAGGCCGGGGCCCCGGGCGGCGTGGGTACCCGGGATCGGAGCCGGCGGGGGCGccccgggcagggctggggcgcACGCCGGCGAGCGGGGCGCGAGCGCGGGAGAGACGGGCTCGGCCCCCGCCGCGCCGGGAGGAGGCCGACCCGCTTCCGCCCGGGCCGGGGCGCGCGACGCCCCCTCCCGGGCGCCCGCTGACGGCGTGTCCCCGGCCCCGCAGCGGAGGAGCTCAAGGCGGACCTGGAGCGCGGGCGGCTGGAGGCGGCGCGGCCGCTGCTGGTGCTGGAGCGCGAGCtgcaggcggcggcggcggcgggcggcgagAGCGCGGAGGAGCTGGTGCGGCGCCAGAGCAAGGTGGAGGCGCTGTACGCGCTGCTGCGCCACCAGGTGCTCGGCCTGCTGCTGCGGCCGCTGGACGTGGCGCCCGAGCGGCTGCGCCAGGCGCTGGCGGTGCTGACGGAGCAGGAGCGCGAGGAccgccgggcggcggcggcggcggcggcggcggcggccgggggcTCCGGGGCGCTGGTGGCCGCGCGGCCCCGGCGCTGGCTGCAGCTGTGGCGGCGCGGCGTGGAGGAGGCGGCCGAGGAGCGCCTGGGCCGCCGGCCGGCCGCGGGCGCCGAGGGCCTCTCGGAGGCCGAGCGCACCTTTCTGCACATGGGCCGCACCATGAAGGAGGACCTGGAGGCCGTGGTGGAGCGACTGAAGCCGCTGTTCCCCGCCGAGGTGGACGTGGTGGCCGCCTACGCCGAGAGCTACCACCGGCACTTCGCGGCCCAGCTGGCGGCCATGGCGCAGTTCGAGCTGTGCGAGCGCGACACCTACATGCTGCTGGTCTGGGTGCAGAACCTCTACCCCAAGTGAGTGAGGAGGCCGCGCTGGGAGCGGTGCTCGGCGAGTCTCTGCCGTCTGTCTGGCCCCAGAGACTCAAAGGAGCAGGGCCCGCGCTGGGTCTGCTTTGCACTCGGAACCCTTCGTTTCCTGGCTTCAGCCACCTtccacaggtggggaaactgagccgCCGAGAACGGCAGGGACTTCGTCATTCGTTCCTGAGCTCCCATCCTGAGGAGGGGGCCAGGTGGTGACCAtccagggcagggagggcggTGGCAGAGGAGACCAGGGACCGTGGGAACCAGGAGCAGGGGCCCTGACCAGCCTGAGTCACTTGAGGGAGCCGTCCaggaggtggtggaggaggagaaagaggagggaagggagggggaaccAAATTCTGCCCGCGGCCGGAAGGGAGAGaggcgggc comes from Panthera tigris isolate Pti1 chromosome B3, P.tigris_Pti1_mat1.1, whole genome shotgun sequence and encodes:
- the TNFAIP2 gene encoding tumor necrosis factor alpha-induced protein 2 isoform X2, with protein sequence MLKMMTFFQGLPGQQTVPGVPDLPTSSQKLPPASEVESEASMSEASSEDLVPPQEAKGAPHRDEEEATKKKKKKRPKGLANVFSVFTKGRKKKGQPSSAQPEGQPESQPEPSGPLPTAEELKADLERGRLEAARPLLVLERELQAAAAAGGESAEELVRRQSKVEALYALLRHQVLGLLLRPLDVAPERLRQALAVLTEQEREDRRAAAAAAAAAAGGSGALVAARPRRWLQLWRRGVEEAAEERLGRRPAAGAEGLSEAERTFLHMGRTMKEDLEAVVERLKPLFPAEVDVVAAYAESYHRHFAAQLAAMAQFELCERDTYMLLVWVQNLYPNDIINSPKLAGELQRLRLGSLLPPRQIRLLEATFLSNEMTSVKELMARALELECQRWARDVAPQRLDSHCHSELAIDIIQIVSQGQAKAESITLDLGTQIKQMLLLELATFLRSYQRAFDEFLERGKQLRNYRANVIANINNCLSFRTAMQQKWQTQDLPGHLLGPLSELKSHGFDTLLQSLFGDLKPLFKRFTQTRWAAPAQTLEEIISTVGERLPEFSELHDCFREASREGGELPTGDGSRVPACSPPRSSWRLYTCTW